From the genome of Chania multitudinisentens RB-25, one region includes:
- a CDS encoding LysR family transcriptional regulator: MDRLTSMAVFIKAVDLGSFAAAAVALELSSPMVGKHIRALEQHLGARLLNRTTRRQSLTDVGRAYYERCCVVLAEVEAADALITNQLGEPAGRLRVTMPVHFGRHCVVPVLWQLVERYPKLELDLSFNDRFVDLADDGLDLAIRTGTLKDRSDLAARRVARQHMVVCASPAYLAAHGRPQNIADLAAHQAVFYRRQGHVQPWLFPQVDQPPTEIMPPYRFRFDDLNAIADAAVAGRGLAWLPSWLVREPLRSGALIRLLPDEPAYPYDVFALWLQSPQMPSKLRVTIDALVQELPKFMEC; encoded by the coding sequence ATGGATCGGTTGACCAGTATGGCAGTGTTCATCAAGGCGGTAGATTTGGGGTCATTTGCCGCCGCTGCGGTAGCCCTTGAGCTGTCCAGCCCCATGGTGGGCAAACACATCCGGGCACTGGAACAACATCTGGGTGCCAGATTGCTGAACAGAACCACACGGCGCCAGAGCCTGACCGATGTTGGCCGTGCCTACTATGAGCGGTGCTGCGTTGTTTTAGCGGAAGTCGAAGCCGCTGATGCGCTGATAACGAATCAGTTAGGCGAGCCAGCAGGCCGCCTGCGGGTGACGATGCCCGTGCATTTTGGCCGGCACTGCGTTGTGCCTGTTCTTTGGCAGCTTGTAGAACGCTACCCAAAACTGGAGCTGGATCTTTCTTTTAACGATCGCTTTGTCGATCTTGCTGACGATGGGCTGGATCTGGCGATCCGCACAGGAACCTTAAAAGACCGCAGCGACCTTGCCGCCCGCCGTGTCGCCCGGCAGCACATGGTGGTATGTGCTTCGCCAGCCTATCTCGCAGCGCATGGCCGGCCGCAGAACATTGCAGATTTGGCAGCACATCAGGCGGTGTTTTACCGGCGTCAGGGGCACGTTCAACCCTGGCTGTTTCCTCAAGTGGATCAGCCGCCCACAGAAATTATGCCGCCATACCGTTTCAGGTTTGACGATCTTAACGCCATTGCCGACGCTGCGGTTGCAGGCCGGGGGCTAGCCTGGTTACCAAGCTGGCTGGTGCGTGAACCACTCCGATCAGGGGCGCTTATCCGCCTGTTGCCAGATGAACCAGCCTATCCCTACGATGTCTTCGCGCTATGGTTACAATCCCCTCAAATGCCATCGAAACTTCGAGTAACAATCGATGCTTTGGTACAGGAACTGCCAAAATTCATGGAATGCTAG
- a CDS encoding LysR substrate-binding domain-containing protein has product MRKLPPLGTLRAFEAAARRLSFKLAAKELHVTPTAISHQIRQLESYLKVDLFERHTRRVSLTAAGHLLLPSIEEGFDTFERAIATVQRRTAPNVATLTSTVAFTAKRLAPRAGAFRALHPHWSLRLDASDDVFDLDVEADTAVRYGNGYYPGLVVEPLFEDRFAPVCSPNLKLLSEQDLRTSVLIHFEWGAQVRDDERACVWRHWFERAHLKGIDAQAGLSFTDEIHAIHATIAGQGVGLLSLTLVAEELASGVLIQPFSLTLPSFRYDLVYSERAAERPATQLLRDWLKSEFRIS; this is encoded by the coding sequence ATGAGAAAACTCCCTCCCCTCGGTACGCTACGGGCATTTGAAGCTGCTGCACGGCGCCTGAGCTTCAAACTCGCCGCCAAAGAGCTGCATGTGACCCCTACGGCTATCAGCCATCAGATCCGCCAATTGGAGAGTTACCTCAAGGTAGATCTGTTTGAAAGACACACGCGCCGTGTGAGCCTGACGGCCGCCGGGCACTTGCTGCTGCCGTCGATTGAAGAAGGGTTCGATACATTCGAACGAGCGATTGCTACCGTGCAGAGAAGAACCGCCCCCAATGTTGCCACTCTGACTTCTACGGTCGCCTTTACGGCAAAACGGCTCGCACCGCGTGCCGGGGCATTTCGTGCTTTACATCCGCACTGGAGCCTGCGTTTAGATGCCTCTGATGATGTGTTTGATCTGGATGTAGAGGCGGATACCGCCGTGCGCTATGGCAATGGGTATTATCCCGGCCTGGTGGTTGAGCCTTTATTTGAAGATCGCTTTGCCCCTGTTTGCAGCCCCAATCTGAAACTGTTGAGTGAGCAAGATCTGCGTACCTCAGTCTTGATACATTTCGAATGGGGTGCGCAAGTGCGCGACGACGAACGTGCTTGTGTCTGGCGGCATTGGTTTGAGCGTGCGCATCTCAAAGGAATCGATGCTCAGGCAGGGCTTTCATTCACCGACGAAATTCATGCGATTCATGCCACGATTGCCGGTCAAGGCGTGGGGCTTCTCAGCCTGACGTTAGTGGCCGAAGAGTTAGCCTCTGGTGTCTTGATCCAACCGTTCTCATTGACGCTCCCCAGCTTTCGCTATGATCTGGTCTACAGCGAACGGGCCGCTGAACGGCCCGCCACCCAACTGCTACGTGATTGGTTGAAATCAGAATTCAGGATCAGTTAA